Proteins from a single region of Chloroherpeton thalassium ATCC 35110:
- a CDS encoding ArsA family ATPase, which yields MRIIVFTGKGGVGKTSVAASTALKAAEMGYKTLIMSTDPAHSLGDSLDVELGPSPIKVADNLWGQEVSVYNDLNHNWEVVRAHFADLMHNKGIDDVYAEEIGILPGMEELFSLSYIKQYNNSSEYDLLVVDCAPTGETLRLLSLPETFGWVLKLIRNIEKYAVKPLIRPMSKMSNKIDKMVAPSEVFEAVENLFSATDGIIDILADNKKTSVRLVMNPEKMVIKESMRALTYLNLYGITVDRVTINRLLPEAEDSGFLNEWKKIQHKYVDEIEKSFEPIPISKAPMFAGEVVGQEMLRKMSTHVYGEEDPTQIFFRENPVEIKKMSDHSFQLRLKLPFLADTGMDIKVLQQGDDLTVRLGDNQKTITLPIFLAGMQSDDARFIDKWLCIDFKQPSEVGKKSHATV from the coding sequence ATGAGAATTATTGTTTTTACAGGCAAAGGTGGGGTAGGTAAAACCTCGGTTGCGGCAAGCACGGCTTTGAAAGCCGCGGAAATGGGATATAAAACCTTGATCATGTCAACTGACCCTGCACATAGCCTTGGAGATTCTTTGGATGTAGAACTTGGTCCGTCACCAATAAAAGTTGCCGATAATTTATGGGGTCAAGAAGTTAGCGTATATAACGATTTGAACCACAATTGGGAAGTTGTACGTGCCCATTTCGCAGATTTGATGCACAACAAAGGCATCGATGACGTCTATGCGGAGGAAATCGGTATACTGCCCGGTATGGAAGAGCTCTTTTCTCTCTCCTATATCAAGCAGTATAATAACTCAAGTGAGTATGACTTGCTGGTAGTAGACTGTGCACCAACAGGCGAAACCCTTCGCTTGCTTTCCTTGCCGGAAACTTTTGGATGGGTGCTCAAATTAATTCGCAATATTGAAAAATATGCGGTAAAACCTTTGATTCGCCCAATGTCCAAAATGTCCAACAAGATCGATAAAATGGTTGCTCCTTCCGAGGTTTTTGAAGCCGTTGAAAACCTCTTTTCTGCAACCGATGGGATCATCGATATTCTTGCGGACAATAAGAAAACCTCCGTTCGTTTGGTCATGAACCCTGAGAAAATGGTCATCAAAGAGTCCATGCGTGCATTGACTTACTTGAACCTTTATGGCATCACCGTTGATCGCGTCACCATCAACCGTTTGCTGCCGGAAGCAGAAGACAGCGGCTTCCTCAACGAATGGAAAAAAATTCAGCATAAGTACGTCGACGAAATTGAAAAGTCTTTTGAGCCCATTCCAATTTCAAAAGCACCGATGTTTGCCGGTGAAGTGGTCGGACAAGAGATGCTTCGCAAAATGTCGACTCATGTGTATGGCGAAGAAGATCCAACTCAAATCTTCTTTAGAGAAAATCCAGTAGAAATTAAGAAGATGAGCGATCACAGCTTCCAGCTCAGACTGAAATTGCCATTCTTGGCTGACACCGGTATGGACATCAAAGTCTTGCAACAAGGTGACGATTTGACTGTTCGTCTTGGCGACAACCAAAAGACCATTACCTTGCCAATCTTCTTGGCTGGTATGCAGTCTGACGACGCTCGCTTCATTGACAAATGGCTTTGCATCGACTTCAAACAGCCTTCTGAGGTTGGTAAAAAATCACATGCAACTGTCTAA
- a CDS encoding glycosyltransferase has protein sequence MLIYQLFILGCLLVFLGILIKNLFDVERLPAHSPKAFPFVSILVPARNEARNIESCVQSLLAQDYPNFELIVLDDNSDDGTGDLLQALAKNSNKLKVLHGSQLPENWLGKCWACHQLSRQATGSLLLFTDADTWHAPESLRRAVAAFQQSRADLLTLIPDQTLGSFWERVIVPLVHFSVLCYLPVKFVWENRNTAFAFANGQFMLFSRDMYEHIGGHESVRKALVEDVWLCKTVKSAGGRPVVFSGIEAVRCRMYQNLEEIIHGFSKNLFAGLGYSLFGISMVGIISFAAYLLPFGFLGYALISSLFTIEWFWLPLLHIILGVLMRGLIAVRYRLSIGESFLHGLSILMFLVISVNSVRWIKTGKGALWKGRRYDFSKSA, from the coding sequence ATGTTGATATATCAACTATTCATTCTGGGATGCTTACTCGTTTTTTTGGGGATTCTTATCAAGAATCTTTTTGATGTGGAGCGTTTGCCGGCGCATTCTCCCAAGGCCTTTCCATTTGTTTCCATTCTGGTGCCGGCGCGAAATGAAGCGCGCAATATTGAATCGTGTGTTCAATCACTATTGGCGCAAGACTATCCAAATTTTGAGTTGATCGTTTTGGACGACAATTCCGACGACGGTACAGGCGACTTGCTCCAGGCACTGGCAAAAAATTCAAATAAGTTGAAAGTGCTCCACGGCTCGCAGCTTCCCGAAAATTGGCTGGGAAAATGCTGGGCGTGTCATCAGCTTTCGCGCCAGGCAACAGGCAGCCTGCTGCTTTTCACAGACGCTGATACTTGGCACGCGCCTGAAAGTCTGCGCCGCGCGGTTGCCGCGTTTCAGCAGAGCCGCGCCGACCTGCTCACGCTGATTCCTGACCAAACGCTCGGATCTTTTTGGGAGCGTGTGATTGTGCCGCTCGTGCATTTCAGCGTGCTCTGCTACTTACCCGTAAAGTTTGTTTGGGAAAATCGGAATACGGCGTTTGCGTTTGCGAACGGGCAGTTTATGCTGTTTTCTCGCGACATGTACGAGCACATTGGTGGCCACGAGTCCGTGCGAAAAGCGCTTGTCGAAGATGTTTGGCTCTGCAAAACGGTGAAATCAGCTGGCGGGCGGCCTGTAGTTTTCAGCGGCATTGAGGCTGTGCGCTGCCGGATGTATCAAAATTTGGAGGAAATTATTCACGGTTTTTCTAAGAATCTTTTTGCCGGCTTGGGATATAGTTTGTTTGGCATTTCAATGGTCGGAATCATCAGTTTCGCGGCGTATCTATTGCCATTCGGTTTTCTCGGCTACGCGCTAATAAGTTCGCTTTTCACGATCGAGTGGTTTTGGCTGCCCTTGTTGCACATTATTTTGGGTGTTTTGATGCGCGGGCTTATAGCGGTTCGTTATCGACTCTCGATTGGCGAGTCGTTTTTGCACGGACTTTCCATTTTGATGTTTTTGGTCATCTCCGTGAATTCCGTGCGCTGGATTAAAACCGGCAAAGGCGCGCTTTGGAAAGGCCGGCGTTATGATTTTTCAAAATCGGCGTAA